A single genomic interval of uncultured Desulfobacter sp. harbors:
- a CDS encoding lamin tail domain-containing protein — translation MSNIYQEIWNADQAQNGVEPILSTEEGSQEQGYVKVNADLDAGSDPNLKVLETLHIPSHKMTTYNLCRKLFNNFSLAEPMPEFDTPEERQEVHDFLSGIVDTEPMKVARQYIERESNSVISKERWHNTLMEMWFRRFSSGGDPELSGFEHVVVGEQEKSKVQGYHFWWKYYLDDGFAPQVDDGMQVPTDSEFKEDRIRFHGSKQKAGQLKFPESVTISYRWHAPDYDANAYRPLFKKIGGFFVGCSVEGLMALGTVRAHKGVRAPSVAVIEGAKYDMKLFHSPNGQHIRTFYPIFLGAADPSNGGNGDDVIPDDNSHLSPIRIISAMVNPAGHDAGFETISLINVSPEKVNIANWSLRDKNNKRHVLEDRMIDPGHFYTIRLDGTTVQLSNKGGEILLFNSHGEQMHKVVYSKKQARQQGATVLF, via the coding sequence ATGTCCAACATCTATCAAGAAATCTGGAATGCGGACCAAGCTCAAAATGGCGTTGAACCAATTTTAAGCACGGAAGAAGGTTCTCAAGAGCAGGGCTATGTTAAAGTTAACGCGGATCTTGATGCCGGTTCCGATCCAAACTTAAAGGTTTTGGAAACGTTACACATTCCCTCGCACAAGATGACTACCTACAATCTTTGCCGCAAGTTGTTTAATAACTTTTCTCTAGCCGAACCTATGCCGGAATTTGATACGCCGGAAGAACGTCAGGAAGTTCACGACTTCCTGTCTGGTATCGTCGATACAGAGCCAATGAAGGTTGCTCGCCAATATATTGAGCGTGAATCGAATTCGGTTATTTCAAAAGAGCGTTGGCATAACACATTAATGGAAATGTGGTTTCGCCGGTTTTCTTCAGGAGGTGATCCCGAGCTATCGGGCTTCGAACATGTCGTCGTCGGGGAGCAAGAAAAGTCTAAAGTACAGGGGTATCATTTCTGGTGGAAATACTACCTTGATGATGGTTTTGCTCCTCAAGTCGATGATGGCATGCAAGTGCCCACGGATTCGGAATTTAAAGAGGATCGTATCCGTTTTCACGGTTCTAAACAAAAAGCCGGGCAATTAAAGTTTCCTGAGAGTGTGACCATTTCTTATCGTTGGCATGCGCCGGACTATGATGCGAATGCCTATCGTCCGCTGTTCAAAAAGATTGGCGGTTTTTTTGTGGGGTGTAGTGTTGAGGGATTGATGGCGCTCGGTACGGTTCGGGCTCATAAAGGTGTACGAGCTCCTTCAGTTGCTGTGATTGAAGGCGCTAAGTACGACATGAAGTTGTTTCATTCACCGAACGGACAACACATTAGAACCTTTTATCCAATCTTCTTGGGTGCTGCCGACCCATCCAATGGAGGCAACGGTGATGATGTCATTCCCGATGATAACTCACACTTGAGTCCAATACGTATTATATCGGCCATGGTAAACCCAGCGGGTCACGATGCGGGATTTGAAACCATCTCTTTAATAAACGTAAGCCCGGAAAAAGTAAATATTGCAAATTGGTCATTGCGAGATAAGAATAATAAACGTCATGTATTAGAAGACAGAATGATAGACCCCGGTCACTTTTATACGATCAGGTTGGATGGAACCACTGTGCAGCTATCCAATAAAGGTGGTGAAATTTTGCTGTTCAATTCCCATGGGGAGCAGATGCACAAAGTGGTCTATTCGAAAAAACAGGCAAGACAACAAGGGGCTACCGTCTTGTTTTAA
- a CDS encoding radical SAM protein, with product MSRDYSFETGVYRPPSEGGSASLLVRFTRNCPWNHCTFCSMYKGKKFNLRPLAEIKADINAMANLVVDLQAESKALGHGGQVTRDAILALLEKAPGLNHHPGADMLIQWMAVGGKTAFIQDGNSMIMPPQDLIAALTHLRETFPSIERITTYARARTLAQRSLEDLKAIRAAGLNRLHLGLETGDDALLKQIKKGVTADGHIEGGKKAMAAGFQVSEYWMPGLGGKEMTDQHAENTARVLSEVNPHYIRSRPFRPAPGTPMAEQVNQGQLTLLDPREQLLELRRMVQNLNVTSKVCFDHMGNYWRTASGDLVLHHEYEGYQFPDEKQTVLDRIELGLAYKQQPARFFL from the coding sequence ATGAGCCGAGACTACTCGTTTGAAACCGGTGTATACCGCCCGCCCAGTGAAGGGGGCAGCGCTTCCCTGCTGGTCCGCTTTACCCGTAACTGTCCCTGGAACCACTGCACCTTCTGTTCTATGTATAAGGGTAAAAAATTTAACTTAAGACCCCTGGCGGAAATTAAAGCCGACATCAATGCCATGGCAAACCTTGTGGTCGATCTCCAGGCCGAATCAAAAGCCCTGGGGCACGGCGGCCAGGTCACCCGGGACGCCATTCTGGCATTGCTTGAAAAAGCACCAGGCCTAAACCATCATCCGGGTGCTGATATGCTGATCCAATGGATGGCGGTGGGCGGAAAGACCGCATTTATACAGGACGGCAACTCCATGATCATGCCGCCCCAGGACCTGATTGCTGCATTGACCCATCTTAGGGAAACCTTTCCTTCCATTGAAAGAATCACCACCTATGCACGGGCCCGGACCCTGGCCCAGCGTTCCCTTGAGGATCTGAAGGCCATACGGGCAGCCGGTCTTAACCGGCTTCACCTGGGCCTTGAAACCGGGGATGATGCCCTGCTCAAGCAGATCAAAAAAGGAGTAACGGCTGACGGCCATATCGAGGGGGGTAAAAAGGCCATGGCAGCAGGCTTTCAGGTATCGGAATACTGGATGCCCGGTCTTGGCGGCAAGGAGATGACAGACCAGCACGCCGAAAATACGGCCCGGGTGCTCAGTGAGGTCAATCCCCATTATATCCGGTCCCGGCCCTTCAGGCCCGCTCCCGGCACCCCGATGGCTGAGCAGGTCAACCAGGGGCAGCTCACCCTGCTTGATCCCCGGGAGCAGCTGCTGGAACTGCGCCGCATGGTCCAGAACCTGAATGTAACATCCAAGGTTTGCTTTGACCACATGGGCAATTACTGGCGCACAGCCTCGGGGGATCTGGTTCTCCACCATGAGTATGAAGGATATCAGTTCCCGGATGAAAAACAGACGGTTCTGGACCGCATTGAACTGGGGCTTGCATATAAACAGCAACCTGCCCGGTTTTTTCTATAG
- a CDS encoding leucyl aminopeptidase gives MKKDRITTITKAAETIKTDLLVYFAVEKKDKMPVCDTAVEPQVKEAFKLNDFSGKAAEQILFYPPDQSKISAARVLVLGTGPLNKEEDKGDALDMLREAGGQVAKVCASVKAKDVVLCLPNPKHLSPALADPDVAAGALAEGVILGDYRFEKYKESTKKKTDYPGLGAIKFVCSDNLKIIRQGVEKAKNSAFAACTARDMANEPCNHWTSADFAAYAKQLAADTGLGYRCIEKKEMEQLGMGGILAVNQGSDVPARMVILEYLPEDRTETILLVGKGVTFDSGGISIKPSAGMEDMKYDMCGGAAVMCAMQAVALEKPEVGVVAIVPATDNMSGSKAVHPGDIIRHYNGVTSEVINTDAEGRLILADALAWGIENFKPTCVIDTATLTGAVIIGLGHHYTGLVSNNDALVKAVEAAGNLAGEPVWRLPLNKNYEKQIESKVADIKNIGGKPAGTITAAAYLSNFVGKTPWAHLDIAGTAWDFTKKAYIPKGPSGIATRTFINLVRNWKTGKLK, from the coding sequence ATGAAAAAAGACCGTATCACCACCATCACCAAAGCTGCCGAAACGATTAAAACCGATCTTCTGGTTTATTTTGCCGTGGAGAAAAAGGACAAAATGCCTGTATGCGATACCGCTGTAGAGCCACAGGTTAAAGAGGCGTTTAAATTGAATGATTTTTCCGGCAAGGCTGCAGAACAGATATTGTTTTACCCGCCGGACCAGTCAAAAATTTCTGCAGCCCGGGTTCTGGTGTTAGGTACAGGCCCTTTGAATAAGGAAGAAGATAAAGGGGATGCCCTGGACATGCTGCGGGAGGCCGGCGGACAGGTTGCCAAGGTGTGTGCGTCGGTCAAGGCTAAGGATGTGGTTCTCTGCCTGCCAAATCCAAAACATCTCTCCCCGGCTTTGGCCGATCCGGACGTGGCTGCGGGCGCTCTGGCCGAAGGCGTCATCCTTGGCGATTACCGGTTTGAAAAATATAAGGAAAGCACCAAAAAGAAAACCGATTACCCCGGGCTTGGTGCGATAAAATTTGTATGCAGCGATAATCTTAAAATCATACGCCAGGGTGTTGAAAAGGCAAAGAATTCAGCGTTTGCCGCCTGTACGGCACGGGATATGGCCAATGAGCCGTGCAATCACTGGACCTCTGCCGATTTTGCGGCATATGCCAAACAGCTTGCCGCAGACACGGGGCTGGGCTACCGGTGCATAGAAAAAAAGGAGATGGAACAGCTGGGCATGGGGGGGATTCTTGCCGTCAACCAGGGCTCCGATGTCCCGGCACGCATGGTGATCCTGGAATATTTGCCGGAAGACAGAACCGAAACCATTCTCCTTGTGGGTAAGGGGGTGACCTTTGATTCCGGGGGCATCAGCATCAAGCCGTCTGCGGGTATGGAGGATATGAAATACGATATGTGCGGCGGTGCGGCGGTGATGTGCGCCATGCAGGCCGTGGCACTGGAGAAGCCGGAGGTGGGGGTTGTGGCCATCGTTCCAGCCACGGATAATATGTCCGGGTCCAAGGCCGTTCACCCCGGCGACATTATCCGCCATTACAACGGGGTAACAAGTGAAGTGATCAACACCGATGCCGAAGGCCGCCTGATCCTGGCCGACGCCCTGGCCTGGGGCATTGAAAATTTCAAGCCCACCTGTGTGATTGACACGGCAACTTTGACGGGTGCGGTTATTATCGGCCTTGGCCATCACTATACAGGGCTTGTGTCCAACAATGACGCCCTGGTCAAAGCGGTTGAGGCTGCCGGAAATCTTGCCGGAGAACCTGTCTGGCGCCTGCCCCTGAATAAAAATTATGAAAAACAGATTGAATCCAAGGTGGCGGATATTAAAAACATCGGGGGAAAACCGGCGGGCACCATAACCGCGGCAGCGTATCTATCTAATTTTGTGGGTAAAACGCCTTGGGCACATCTGGACATTGCAGGCACGGCCTGGGATTTTACCAAAAAAGCGTATATCCCCAAGGGGCCTTCGGGAATAGCGACCAGAACATTCATTAATCTGGTGCGAAATTGGAAAACAGGCAAATTAAAATAG
- the mutY gene encoding A/G-specific adenine glycosylase, translating to MENRQIKIVQTALMGWYRDNCRQLPWRRDTSLYRVWVSEVMLQQTQVKTVIPYYFRFMETWPDLGDLAAADLETVLKAWEGLGYYARARNLHKAAGIVVRDMGGIIPDDYKGFKNLPGVGDYIASAVLSIAGAKPHAVVDGNVKRVLSRLLCVDTPVNHSAAHKAYKAIAETFLYKKDPGTYNQALMELGALICTPKRPDCGSCPLTGECCACEKQVTDLFPRRMAKKKVPTVHIAAGIVKKNGKVLITRRKLDGLLGGLWEFPGGKVEPNESPEHACIREIREETGIETGNLQFLTRVFHAYSHFKIEMDVFFCDYISGQVTLNGPIDHKWVRVDQLHQFPFPRANLKFMELIHV from the coding sequence TTGGAAAACAGGCAAATTAAAATAGTTCAAACCGCCTTAATGGGCTGGTACCGGGACAATTGCCGGCAACTTCCCTGGCGCAGGGATACCTCTTTGTACCGCGTGTGGGTCTCCGAGGTTATGCTCCAGCAGACCCAGGTCAAAACCGTGATCCCCTACTATTTCAGGTTCATGGAAACCTGGCCTGATCTTGGAGACCTTGCCGCCGCAGACCTTGAAACCGTGCTTAAGGCCTGGGAGGGCCTTGGGTATTATGCCAGAGCCCGAAATCTCCACAAGGCTGCCGGTATTGTGGTCCGTGATATGGGTGGTATTATTCCGGATGATTACAAGGGGTTTAAAAATCTTCCGGGCGTGGGGGACTATATTGCTTCGGCGGTGCTTTCCATTGCCGGGGCAAAGCCCCATGCCGTGGTGGATGGCAATGTAAAGCGTGTCCTGTCACGGCTTTTGTGCGTTGACACGCCTGTGAATCATAGCGCTGCCCATAAAGCATATAAAGCCATTGCCGAAACGTTTTTGTATAAAAAGGACCCAGGCACATACAACCAGGCTCTTATGGAACTTGGTGCCCTGATCTGTACCCCTAAACGTCCGGACTGTGGCTCATGCCCCCTGACCGGGGAGTGTTGCGCCTGTGAGAAACAGGTCACAGATCTTTTTCCCCGGCGCATGGCGAAAAAAAAGGTGCCCACGGTTCATATTGCCGCGGGCATTGTCAAGAAAAACGGAAAAGTGCTGATCACCAGAAGAAAACTTGATGGGCTTTTGGGCGGATTATGGGAATTTCCCGGCGGCAAGGTGGAACCCAACGAGTCCCCTGAGCATGCCTGCATCCGTGAGATCCGGGAAGAAACCGGCATTGAGACCGGTAATCTGCAATTTTTAACCCGGGTTTTTCACGCGTACAGCCATTTTAAAATTGAAATGGATGTGTTCTTCTGTGATTATATCTCCGGCCAGGTGACTCTCAATGGTCCCATTGACCATAAATGGGTCCGTGTAGATCAGCTTCACCAGTTTCCTTTCCCCCGGGCCAATCTTAAGTTCATGGAATTGATCCACGTTTGA
- a CDS encoding YcaO-like family protein, which translates to MGYKIILQDAPKNYTFDQDKIMSPSDTVRRFREKAAALDLDILSRTRRIDNGRLDIPVFYSECGADARRVTGTNKQMGKGGTPEQSEASAVMELVERFSFFSFAEDEKNFIHATPGQLGEEALDYALITQSVHDNEAEALKVKPIFDSLSLQWTKGYDLTNEKEVNIPFNWFYMINEFNGPSAGNCTEEALIQGICELVERHVSSRVSREKLKVPGIRLDSFKDPLIRELLAKYETQGIKVYASDLSLNMGVPTIAVLAWDPSTFPDMSEIVWTAGTAPSPEKAMGRALTEVAQLAGDFNTGSNYEASGLPKFTDIDAAGYITHPETMVDAADMPNLSSDNMKMEVESLIRILGDKGFHLLSIRTTHPGLDIPAFYTIMPGAHFRERADEASVGMFAARLITENSHPILAIDQLDELEALIPGKYYTSFYKGLMLSALEEGDDAIAQFQAALDRDPARRNLPDICSHMAAAQKDSGLLDPALETCQTGLDADSQRPDILNTAGACCFMKKDFKTAITYFEKALDVDPSQAINYANMGSCYRELKEPVLAIKFYEMALNIDPTIEFARDNIKKLKK; encoded by the coding sequence ATGGGTTATAAGATAATACTCCAAGACGCCCCGAAAAATTATACCTTTGATCAGGACAAGATCATGTCTCCTTCCGACACTGTCCGGCGGTTCCGGGAAAAGGCAGCGGCCCTGGACCTTGATATTTTAAGCCGGACCCGGCGCATTGACAACGGCCGCTTGGATATTCCCGTGTTTTACAGTGAGTGTGGTGCGGATGCAAGGCGGGTGACCGGCACCAATAAACAGATGGGTAAAGGCGGAACCCCGGAACAGTCCGAGGCCAGTGCCGTCATGGAGCTGGTGGAGCGGTTCAGCTTTTTTTCCTTTGCCGAAGATGAGAAAAACTTTATCCACGCTACGCCTGGGCAGCTTGGCGAAGAGGCTTTGGATTACGCCCTGATCACCCAGTCTGTCCATGACAATGAGGCCGAAGCATTAAAAGTTAAGCCCATATTTGATTCGTTGTCCCTGCAATGGACCAAGGGCTATGATCTGACCAACGAAAAAGAGGTGAATATCCCCTTTAACTGGTTTTATATGATCAATGAATTTAACGGACCCAGCGCGGGTAACTGCACGGAAGAAGCCTTGATTCAGGGTATCTGCGAGCTTGTGGAGCGCCATGTCAGCTCCCGGGTATCCCGGGAAAAATTAAAGGTGCCCGGCATCCGTCTGGATTCATTTAAAGATCCCCTTATTCGGGAACTTCTTGCCAAATATGAAACCCAAGGCATTAAGGTCTATGCAAGTGATCTCTCACTTAACATGGGCGTTCCCACCATCGCGGTGCTGGCCTGGGACCCGTCCACTTTTCCGGATATGAGCGAGATCGTATGGACCGCCGGCACGGCCCCGTCCCCGGAAAAGGCCATGGGCCGGGCCCTGACCGAAGTGGCTCAGCTTGCCGGGGACTTTAACACCGGTTCCAATTACGAGGCATCCGGTCTGCCAAAATTTACGGATATAGACGCAGCCGGTTATATCACCCATCCTGAAACCATGGTGGATGCCGCTGATATGCCGAATCTGTCTTCCGACAACATGAAGATGGAAGTGGAAAGCCTGATTCGGATTCTGGGGGATAAAGGGTTTCATCTGCTCTCCATTCGCACCACCCATCCCGGCCTTGATATCCCGGCCTTTTACACCATCATGCCGGGCGCCCATTTCAGGGAGCGGGCTGATGAGGCCAGTGTGGGCATGTTTGCCGCCCGGCTGATTACGGAAAATTCCCATCCCATACTGGCCATTGACCAGCTGGATGAACTGGAAGCACTCATCCCGGGGAAATACTACACCAGTTTCTACAAAGGATTGATGCTTAGCGCCCTGGAAGAGGGAGACGATGCAATCGCACAGTTCCAGGCCGCCCTTGACCGCGACCCTGCCAGGCGCAACCTGCCTGATATCTGTTCCCATATGGCTGCGGCCCAGAAAGATTCAGGGTTGTTGGACCCGGCCCTTGAGACATGTCAAACCGGTCTTGATGCCGATTCCCAGCGCCCGGATATTCTGAACACCGCCGGCGCCTGCTGTTTTATGAAAAAGGATTTCAAAACCGCGATTACCTATTTTGAAAAAGCTTTGGATGTGGACCCCAGCCAGGCCATCAATTATGCCAATATGGGATCCTGTTACCGGGAACTTAAAGAACCGGTGCTTGCGATCAAATTTTATGAAATGGCTTTAAACATAGATCCAACCATTGAGTTTGCTCGGGATAATATTAAAAAATTAAAAAAATAG
- a CDS encoding cytidylate kinase family protein, producing MSVITFFGRAYTGKAQLAQKAADVLGCNVLDDQDIINAAARMYNLKKSSIENSIFKDPPFADRYTPAKARCIAAVKSVLADKIEQGPVVISGFIGKLIPSELGLHILVTAPKDFRQREVQRETGDNVGIAIKKQLDRSDEAFLRWSLYLRSAESRRPMDCDGVVNVTTTGQTDLIELISNAALNKKEEMTPQEFALAVDVSRLMAKKGHPVSVTAQHDQVDLVVHKPVLMFSRYSKKLATLVQSVKGVNKVNTRTGRLFYQTDILPGSNYFKTPTPAPIKKQYEQLYARVTERSPAVMNRATADVRLVAAHA from the coding sequence ATGAGTGTCATCACATTTTTTGGAAGAGCGTACACCGGCAAAGCGCAACTGGCACAAAAGGCAGCAGACGTACTGGGTTGTAACGTATTAGACGATCAGGACATTATTAATGCGGCAGCCAGGATGTACAATTTGAAAAAAAGCAGCATTGAAAACAGTATTTTTAAAGATCCGCCTTTTGCAGACCGGTATACCCCGGCTAAAGCCAGGTGCATTGCAGCGGTAAAATCTGTTCTGGCTGACAAAATAGAACAGGGGCCTGTTGTTATCAGTGGCTTTATCGGTAAATTGATTCCTTCTGAACTGGGGCTTCACATTCTGGTCACAGCCCCAAAGGATTTCAGACAGCGGGAGGTACAGCGCGAAACAGGCGATAACGTCGGCATTGCCATCAAAAAGCAACTGGATCGCAGCGACGAAGCGTTTTTACGCTGGTCCCTTTACCTGCGTTCAGCTGAAAGCCGCAGGCCGATGGATTGCGACGGCGTTGTGAATGTGACTACCACCGGGCAGACCGATTTGATTGAGCTGATTTCCAATGCAGCACTAAATAAAAAAGAAGAAATGACCCCCCAAGAGTTTGCCCTGGCCGTAGACGTCTCACGTCTTATGGCGAAAAAGGGCCATCCCGTCTCTGTGACAGCACAGCATGACCAGGTGGATCTTGTTGTCCACAAACCAGTACTGATGTTTTCCAGATACAGTAAAAAACTGGCAACTCTTGTCCAATCCGTTAAGGGGGTAAACAAGGTCAATACCCGAACCGGCAGGCTGTTTTACCAAACAGATATTCTGCCGGGCAGCAATTATTTCAAAACCCCGACTCCGGCACCCATTAAAAAGCAGTATGAACAGCTATACGCAAGAGTGACGGAACGCAGCCCGGCCGTCATGAACCGTGCAACGGCAGATGTCCGCCTTGTTGCCGCCCATGCCTGA